A genomic stretch from Telmatocola sphagniphila includes:
- a CDS encoding sugar phosphate isomerase/epimerase family protein, which produces MKLAFSTNAYLKFSFAEATSRLAGLGYEGIEIMADVPHAWPAYILPEQIQSLKDNLTKNRLQISNINSFMMHAISDPRQLYWYPSWIEMDSNYRQVRITHTKRALTLAKALGAKCITTEPGGPVEKGQSWQSALKLFIEMIKPVAEHAEKEGVLLLVEPEPELLIETADQFEEFMKHIDSPAIGLNFDIGHSYCVSDDPATTVERLAKYLKHVHLEDIAATRKHHHLVPGEGVIDFKPVIQSLKKIGYDGWVTIELYPYVENPDTAAKTAREKILPMM; this is translated from the coding sequence ATGAAGCTGGCTTTCAGCACCAATGCCTATTTGAAATTTTCGTTCGCTGAGGCGACTTCCCGACTGGCCGGACTCGGCTACGAGGGAATCGAGATTATGGCCGATGTGCCGCACGCCTGGCCGGCCTACATCCTGCCCGAACAGATCCAATCCCTCAAAGACAACTTGACCAAAAATCGGCTGCAGATTTCGAACATCAATTCCTTTATGATGCATGCGATCTCTGACCCCCGACAGCTTTACTGGTACCCGTCCTGGATTGAAATGGACAGCAACTATCGGCAGGTCCGGATCACGCATACGAAGCGAGCTCTGACACTGGCCAAAGCGCTGGGTGCGAAGTGCATCACGACCGAACCAGGCGGACCGGTGGAAAAAGGGCAATCCTGGCAGTCGGCTTTAAAATTGTTCATTGAAATGATTAAGCCGGTGGCCGAGCATGCGGAGAAGGAAGGCGTGCTCTTGCTGGTGGAACCGGAACCGGAACTGCTGATTGAGACCGCCGATCAGTTCGAAGAATTCATGAAGCATATTGATAGCCCAGCCATTGGATTGAACTTCGACATTGGCCATAGCTACTGCGTGAGTGACGACCCGGCCACGACCGTGGAGCGGCTGGCCAAGTATCTCAAGCACGTTCATCTCGAAGACATCGCTGCCACGCGAAAGCACCATCATTTAGTGCCGGGAGAAGGGGTGATCGACTTCAAACCGGTGATTCAAAGTTTGAAAAAGATCGGCTACGACGGCTGGGTGACGATTGAACTCTATCCCTACGTCGAAAATCCCGATACAGCGGCCAAGACTGCCCGGGAAAAGATTTTGCCAATGATGTAA
- a CDS encoding inositol-3-phosphate synthase, translating to MATRRVGLWLIGAFGSIGSTVALGLASLKRGLASPVGMVTTLSEFQKLPLAHFEEIELGGHDLRPDDFTKILTDTHAAAGLYSLAQINACKEDLVSWQSNIRPGVLLPCEERIRTQGQDNWIQLVSSPLQAIQKIGEDLRDFKQKKQLDQIVVVNVSSTETQFPAQNCHARLADLNQALAKGEAVLPASSLYAYAALDAGFAYVNFTPSLGASIPALAELAEVRKTVHAGQDAKTGETLLKTVLAPMFAARHFKVLSWVGHNILGGGDGYVLDDPRNKQPKMQSKEHSVSSILGYKPQTHVSIEYIESMQNWKTAWDHIHFEGFLGTKMTMQFTWQGCDAMLAAPLVMDLARLSLYAQSKGEVGILKHLACFFKSPIGVTEHDFFQQFEMLKDHLGV from the coding sequence ATGGCAACCCGGCGTGTGGGGCTGTGGCTCATCGGCGCGTTTGGCAGCATTGGCTCCACCGTGGCTTTAGGTCTGGCTTCTCTGAAACGCGGATTGGCTTCACCGGTCGGGATGGTGACGACTCTTTCCGAGTTCCAAAAGCTGCCCCTGGCTCACTTCGAGGAAATCGAATTGGGCGGGCACGATCTTCGCCCCGATGACTTCACCAAAATTCTGACCGATACGCATGCCGCGGCCGGGCTTTACTCCCTCGCCCAGATCAACGCCTGTAAGGAGGATCTGGTTAGCTGGCAGAGTAACATTCGCCCCGGCGTGTTGTTACCCTGCGAAGAGCGGATTCGAACCCAGGGGCAAGACAACTGGATTCAATTGGTTTCGAGTCCTTTGCAGGCGATTCAGAAAATCGGTGAAGACCTGCGGGACTTCAAGCAAAAAAAACAGCTGGATCAGATCGTCGTTGTCAACGTCTCTTCGACGGAGACGCAATTTCCCGCACAAAACTGCCACGCTCGGCTGGCCGATTTGAATCAGGCTCTCGCCAAAGGCGAAGCGGTACTCCCGGCTAGTAGCCTGTACGCCTATGCGGCTCTGGATGCCGGTTTTGCCTATGTGAATTTCACTCCGTCGCTGGGAGCGAGCATTCCGGCTCTGGCGGAACTGGCGGAAGTCCGCAAAACCGTGCACGCCGGTCAGGACGCCAAAACGGGCGAGACTTTGCTGAAAACTGTCCTGGCGCCGATGTTCGCCGCCCGCCACTTCAAAGTTCTCAGCTGGGTGGGACATAACATTCTGGGCGGCGGCGACGGCTATGTGCTGGACGATCCGCGCAATAAACAGCCTAAAATGCAGTCGAAAGAGCACAGCGTTTCGAGCATCCTCGGGTATAAGCCGCAAACGCATGTCAGCATCGAATACATTGAATCGATGCAGAATTGGAAGACCGCCTGGGACCACATTCATTTCGAAGGGTTCCTCGGAACGAAAATGACCATGCAGTTCACCTGGCAGGGATGCGATGCCATGCTGGCCGCGCCGCTGGTTATGGATCTGGCTCGGCTATCGCTGTATGCTCAATCGAAAGGCGAAGTCGGGATTCTGAAACATCTGGCCTGTTTCTTCAAGAGTCCCATCGGCGTGACGGAGCACGATTTCTTTCAACAATTTGAGATGTTGAAGGATCACCTCGGAGTATGA